A segment of the Corylus avellana chromosome ca2, CavTom2PMs-1.0 genome:
atgtgtttctagataaaataaataaataaataaataaatcgatcaaaatattcttataaatttgaaaaaaaaaaaaaaaaaccatttgacAGTGGCCATGGCAGCGATCCAGGCCTGCATAGCCTCCCCATCCCTATGGGCCTATGGCAGAAGGTTGAAGCCCCCAAAGTGAGGCGTCCCCTTGAGCTCCACGCACCTCACCTCCGGGAGCCGTCAGATGACTATCCGAGGGCGGATGGCATAGCAATTTTGCACAAACACCATCCTTTTGCTCATTGTTggcttttttcaattttagtttttctaaGAATTTtaagacttttattttttattgaaggTTCGTTATTACGAGACAATAATTTTTTGCTAATTTGAGAGGATGTTGTCccaattgataatttgaggaCACATAGTTTGAAGGAACTCTAGCTAGAAGAAAGATTTTTGTCCCCTTATAATcctttcaaatgtgatgtgaatttttttccatttttttaattaattttatttatttatttttttaaaaaaagttgctTCTAAAGTTAGAACCAAGTGAGAGctaggaaatatatatatatatatatattgaaaggagGACAGATATATCAAGAGTACAGTTAAttcttaaattaaattaagggtAAAATGGGAAAAACAATTGTAGTAGTCAAACCAGATGGGGGGAAGACAGGTATGACAAACCTGAATAAATCAGGGTAGTTATGAAGGTAGTTAATTTCCTCTATTTTAGGTTATAGAAGGAGCTAGTAATACAAAtccagattatatatatgtatatatatatatataattctatcattttttccctttctatCCTCCTACATTATTACCTAAACCAaacaatgatttatttttatccaTGGGCATTTTGGGGCATCGTGATTAAATTAAACGgtataatttatgtttcttctGTTTTTGAGAAGAAATTACGATCACACAAACAAACCTGAAATAACGCAACGGCCTCCGATAAAAGGCTCCCTTGCGAGTCATCTCCTTTTCCTATTCTTCGTCTCCATCTGCAAGAAAATCCatcggaaaaaagaaaaaaataaaaataaaaaaaatccgtAATTCTGTCACCACGGCGCATTTTAGCATCCCCACCGCCTCCGTCGTCGTTGCCGTTATTGTTGTTGTCTTCGGTGCGACAGCCGTCGACGTCATGTCGTTTCAACTTTTAGAGATTAATTTGGTGTCGGCGCGGGACCTGGAGGCGCTGTCCAAGTCAATGCAGACGTACGCCGTTGCTTGGCTCCACCCGGAGCGCAAATTGTTGACACGTATCGACAGAGACGGCCACACGAGCCCCATGTGGAACGAGAAATTCTTGTTCCGCGTCGACAACAAGTTCCTCAACGCCGACGACTCCGCCGTGATGATCGAGATATACGCTTCGTCGTGGATACGCGACACCCTCATCGGCGTCGTTCGTGTTCTGATTAGTAGTCTCCTCCCTCCCTCGTCTCTCACCGCCGAAGGGAGATCCAAAAAGCGGTTCGTGGCGCTTCAGGTAGCCCGCCCCTCCGGCCGGCCAAAAGGGATTCTCAACGTCGGCGTCGCGCTTATCGACAGCACCTTGGGGAGCATGTCGATGATATACAGCGAGCTCAGCGAATCGGCGGCTGAGAAAAACGAGCGACCCAAGCCCATCCAGCGCAAGCGCTCCTTAAGCGAAGGATCCGATATTTTCGGCGAAGGATTAGCTATGAAAATGAGCTCCATATACGACGACCATGGCGGGACGGTGCAGTCCTCCGATGTGGGACAACTGGTCACTGCGGCGGTGGGGAAGGAGTTGCGATTGAAATCTGTGGAGGATGATCAGCCGGGGAGCTCTCTGTGGGATGAATGGTCGGAGGATAGTAGCATGGAAGGACTGAAGACGAAGATCGCAAGGTGGCAGATGACGCTTCCGCCGATATACGACAACGAGTACAAAAAATTTGGGTCGTCGATCAAAAAGCGAAGCGGGCACCGGCGTAGCCGCTCCGCCGGCGGCGGGCTGTTTTCGTGCTTCGGAAATGCTTATGGGTTTGAGTTTTCGATTGCGTGTGGTGGCGGCATtagaaagaagaagattgaCGGCAGCAAGGTTCATCTGATTAGCGCATCGGAAATTACTTTTTGatgacattttatatatattataaattttattttattttatatatacatatataatataatgtaaCAGTACTTTGACCGAAGGCTAATACAATTTGGTGCGagtatttatttaatatattttaatctctatttacatttacatttcttttttctttcttttttcactgGGAGTTTTGTATGAATGTAAATAGACGTGCTGCGTCTTGTATGGCAATATATAAAGGTTTTGTATGATTCTTTCTTAATgaatctattttctttttctttttttaattatggggaatattttttctaattgcACAGTTTAATCTTCCGACATCccgtttgtttgttttttttttgacatgtccatacaaggaaAGAGGGAGGaagaattcgaactaataatctccacttcattaggcgtggtctatagccaattgagttacctcttaAAGACCATACTGTTTGTTCTTAAGATCCCATGAATGAAATTTTACCGTTGTAAACTAAAATTGTACGCATTTCTTAGTTCTATGTAGAAATTCCCGAACAAGttcaatagtttttttaatgaataaaaattagGATTAAATTCAAAGATGGTCCCtctagttttcatttttatcaaataaaaatgctattttttcatCTTCTATCCCTATCCATCcatatgtttttcaaatttaccgTCAAATCTATAACATCTACATGTGTAGATACTATATATTGAATGGcgaatttaaaaatgagatagATGAGAGATTGAtggaaaatgaaagaatatCACATtctctttattaaaatattccttaaattttaaaaaaatgataaaattggTCTTGAGactttttgaatttataatatTAGTCCCTTGTTCCTTGGAGTGTATGGTCCAATTAGTGATTGGATTAGGTAATTGACATTTACACAAATATGTAGGAGAAAGGTCctcaaggagtagctcaatcggctgggaacTACGcctaataaagtggaggtcactagttccaATTCTctttccccctccccctcttgtgtggatatgtcaaaaaaaaaaaaaaaaaagtaagagaaaaaaTTGTTGAGATGGGTTGAGACTCAAGCGATCAAGTTCAATTCTAGACGGACAAAAATTGTCTCCAAATCAGGTTAgatgaatttctttcaaccaagTCTCTAAAAGTGTAGTCTGTTCTTTAATATGTGAGACGCACATGTCTTTTTTTAGTAACATGTGCTCCTctcatgtgtttttttatttcactcttttaatagcattaataaaaaatataaaatataaaatataaaataaaataaaaacacgtGTTTCTTACATGTCCAAAAGATACATGGCACTTTTAGAAATTGAGTTAGAAGAAATTTCTCaaacccaatttgaaaaaaataataataataataataataataataataataatctattctaaataattaacaaattttaGCTCCAACAATTGTCTACCAAATTTGGCTTGACTCATTTAGATGGGTGTTGTATGTAGTTGACATTAGAAGTGGAGGCTTTTTCACCTTCCATTTGAAAGTCTTAGTGGCAAATTCTAGAAATTCATCCAGAGTTTGGTGCGGTAGGCAGGAAAAACCCAACTCCCCAACTCCATCTCTCTCCAAAATGATAATTATATATCCATTCATGCAACCAAACACATGTTTCTTTACAACCCAATGTAGCAGCAAATccatcaaaaaagaaaaccaagaaaaattcGTCTTATTAAGTTGAACAAGAAGCAGCTCCCAAATGAATTCAATTAATTTGATCATATCATTTatagtttatttttctctcttcttcctgCCATCTCTCGAATCCTCTGCAGATTACACCACCTTAGTATACAAGGATTGCGCAAGCCAGACATTCACAGATccaacaaaatcacaatcacaAGCTGCCCTTTCCTCTCTTTTCCAAGAGCTCGTAGCTCACTCCTCTCAATCCAAGTTTTTCAAAGCCGTCGGAGGTGGCAGCGAGGCGGCCGTTTCCGGCCTCTTTCAATGCAGGGGGGATATCAGTGAGGAAGAGTGTTACCGCTGTGTTAACACGGTTGCTCAAATGTCAAACAGCTTGTGCAGCCAAGCAATGGCAGCCCGGGTGCAGCTTTTTGGGTGCTATACACACTATGAAGCTGGTGGTTTTCATGAAACCAGCACTTCCAAAACAAACTTACGCCACAACACTTGTGGGGAATCGAAGGTGGCGGCCAACGGATTTGTAGAGCTCTGGGATGCAGCGTTTGCGGCTCTA
Coding sequences within it:
- the LOC132168993 gene encoding uncharacterized protein LOC132168993, which translates into the protein MSFQLLEINLVSARDLEALSKSMQTYAVAWLHPERKLLTRIDRDGHTSPMWNEKFLFRVDNKFLNADDSAVMIEIYASSWIRDTLIGVVRVLISSLLPPSSLTAEGRSKKRFVALQVARPSGRPKGILNVGVALIDSTLGSMSMIYSELSESAAEKNERPKPIQRKRSLSEGSDIFGEGLAMKMSSIYDDHGGTVQSSDVGQLVTAAVGKELRLKSVEDDQPGSSLWDEWSEDSSMEGLKTKIARWQMTLPPIYDNEYKKFGSSIKKRSGHRRSRSAGGGLFSCFGNAYGFEFSIACGGGIRKKKIDGSKVHLISASEITF
- the LOC132168994 gene encoding plasmodesmata-located protein 3-like, with protein sequence MNSINLIISFIVYFSLFFLPSLESSADYTTLVYKDCASQTFTDPTKSQSQAALSSLFQELVAHSSQSKFFKAVGGGSEAAVSGLFQCRGDISEEECYRCVNTVAQMSNSLCSQAMAARVQLFGCYTHYEAGGFHETSTSKTNLRHNTCGESKVAANGFVELWDAAFAALIDGIVHGNGFYTTNYESVQVMAQCEGDLGGCECGECVSNAEQIAHEECGESVSGEIYLDKCFISYTFNPDGIPANPHPENNQRGNNNSNGKVAAIVVGGAAALFLGFMFLLLIKSWGKKEDD